From Nicotiana tomentosiformis unplaced genomic scaffold, ASM39032v3 Un00349, whole genome shotgun sequence, a single genomic window includes:
- the LOC138904099 gene encoding uncharacterized protein: protein MEEEVKKLTGRVQNVEGGKGIEGLNYEDMCIQPDVELSEGYKPPKFKMFDGTGDLKVHLRTYCNKFVRVGKNEQIHMKLFMRSLTGNALSWYINQNPKKWVNWVSIASDFMDRFRFNTEMRQTFSTFKTSRRSRHKPSCEYATRWRSKAAKVRPALEEEQMNKIFVRAQDLQYYELLMVIKNHKFSDIIKLGERIEEGIKSGMEVAPNIRNNPLSDHIGEGVDVIETDEEWDQERSIGRIRERDASKTSPVTLTPVLVQTQAPFEVEVAIPFTVMVAPTPSYKFGAIPWDYVAESRRKG, encoded by the exons ATGGAAGAGGAAGTCAAGAAGCTCACAGGGAGAGTCCAGAATGTTGAAGGTGGGAAAGGCAttgaaggtctaaactatgaGGACATGTGTATTCAGCCGGATGTGGAATtgtcggagggttacaaacctcccaagttcaaaATGTTTGATGGTACTGGTGATCTGAAGGTGCATCTGAGAACATACTGCAACAAGTTTGTAAGAGTGGGTAAAAATGAACAAATCcacatgaaactgttcatgcgaagCCTTACCGGAAATgctttgtcttggtatatcaatcaaaacccaaagaagtgggttaattgggtgagtattgcatcagatttcatggataggttcaggttcaacacagaaatgcgccagacattttctacattcaaaacctcaagaagaagccgacaTAAACCTTcttgcgagtatgctactcgttggagatcaaaggccgcaaaggtaaggccagcactcgaagaagaacaaatgaacaagatCTTTGTTAGAGCACAAGATCTGCAATATTATGAACTACTGATGGTTATCaaaaatcacaagttctcagacatcatcaagttaggggaaagaatagaagaaggaatcaagagcgggatg gaagttGCACCAAATATTCGCAATAACCCTCTCTCGGATCACATAGGTGAGGGAGTggatgtgatagaaactgatgaggagTGGGATCAGGAAAGGTCCATTGGACGTATTCGAGAGAGAGATGCTTCTAAAACATCTCCGGTCACCCTCACGCCAGTTTTGGTACAAACCCAAGCcccatttgaagttgaggtagctatacccttcactgtaatggtagctcccacaccatcttacaaGTTTGGTGCCATCCCTTGGGATTATGTTGCAGAATCCAGGAGAAAGGGATGA